A single region of the Candidatus Acidiferrales bacterium genome encodes:
- a CDS encoding response regulator, with amino-acid sequence MKKVLIVEDDRDIIELVHYNLEREGYRVTHATDGESGLASARRDLPDLLILDLMLPQLSGLQLCQEIRRTPRTAHLPIIVLTARSDEADRVVGLELGADDYVTKPFSPRELVARVKAVLRRSEPRPGSLPVRIGPMEIDPDAHRVTVENKPIELSALEFRLLHFLASHPGRVFNRDQLLDQVWGTDRFVTPRAVDVYMRRLREKVEKDPENPQFLKTVRGAGYKFASGED; translated from the coding sequence TTGAAGAAGGTTTTGATTGTAGAGGACGACCGCGACATCATCGAACTCGTGCACTACAACCTGGAGCGGGAGGGCTATCGGGTGACGCATGCAACCGACGGTGAGAGCGGGCTCGCATCGGCGCGCCGCGACCTTCCCGATCTGCTCATCCTCGACCTCATGTTGCCGCAACTTTCCGGTCTGCAACTCTGCCAGGAAATTCGCCGCACGCCCCGCACCGCTCATCTGCCGATCATCGTCCTGACGGCGCGAAGCGATGAAGCCGATCGAGTGGTTGGGCTCGAACTGGGCGCCGATGACTACGTGACCAAGCCCTTCAGCCCGCGCGAGCTGGTAGCCCGGGTCAAGGCAGTGCTTCGCCGGTCGGAGCCGCGTCCTGGCAGCCTGCCGGTCCGCATCGGGCCGATGGAAATTGATCCGGACGCCCATCGGGTGACCGTAGAAAACAAGCCGATTGAACTGAGCGCCCTCGAATTCCGCCTGTTGCATTTCCTGGCTTCCCATCCCGGGCGGGTCTTTAACCGCGACCAACTGCTCGACCAGGTCTGGGGTACGGACCGATTTGTCACGCCGCGGGCGGTGGACGTTTACATGCGCCGCCTGCGCGAGAAGGTGGAAAAGGATCCGGAGAATCCGCAATTTCTGAAGACCGTCCGCGGAGCCGGCTACAAGTTTGCGAGCGGTGAAGATTAG